One stretch of Podospora pseudoanserina strain CBS 124.78 chromosome 4, whole genome shotgun sequence DNA includes these proteins:
- the SWC4 gene encoding swr complex subunit (EggNog:ENOG503P02A; BUSCO:EOG09262OLP; COG:K) — translation MTSRDVHDVLNLPSDHSGAPRPSKKQKTSAPRLNLKGLAREVQNLGGDNPIAIVPEVNFFKKRRFATRKPVAKWELKTFTNSARGDDGALVLRHWKRRTDDGAPPVEGAQDGDGQQQRGGGEGTPASEKREEKPEDSAFAKYNVEVVVPHYTEDQYHSNLQNNDWTKEETDYLLELAKDFDLRWTLIWDRYDFTPKPPGGGGDAANGEDTSTAVVPAPKQRSMEDLKARYYEVAAKMMAVQKPAQYMTRPEFELYEMMQNFDPEQERKRKQFALNTLSRSKDEAREEESLLLEVKRILARTERFNEERRELYNRLDYPATDSDINSFKTSAGLQNLLQTLMSTDKNKKRKSIMPGEGVSPSNNSGVPNSAVSETNPANRRESIAASATSNNHHHHARRDSDARTPATPADPTPTSAAAAAAANKKKGGGAQQPERRKLTQQEEQVYGVSYHDRLGSGPTFRYERINKLYSHKSGQQQLRITNALSELDLPPRLVMPTAAVTAQFEVLWGAVTALVDLRKMSDRLDGEIKIEEAKKAERDRAKGIAAEKEGEKEKGEGGGGGGDGAAAAAAGEGEKAGESIEEGGQTKEDGEKKRPGSSGSLTAAGHKRSASVLSAASDKSSKRQKK, via the coding sequence CGACCAtccaagaagcaaaagaccAGCGCGCCACGACTAAACCTGAAGGGATTAGCTCGCGAAGTCCAAAACCTGGGCGGCGACAACCCAATAGCCATCGTTCCTGAAGTTAACTTCTTCAAGAAGCGCCGCTTTGCGACACGGAAGCCGGTTGCGAAATGGGAGCTCAAGACGTTCACCAACTCGGCGAGGGGAGACGACGGCGCATTGGTGCTGAGGCattggaagaggaggacggaTGATGGCGCGCCGCCGGTAGAAGGTGCgcaggatggggatgggcaacaacagcggggagggggggaggggacgcCAGCTTCggaaaagagggaggagaagcctgAGGACTCGGCGTTTGCTAAGTACAATGTCGAGGTCGTTGTGCCTCACTACACCGAGGATCAGTATCACTCCAACCTCCAGAACAACGACTGGacaaaggaggagacggatTACTTGTTGGAGCTGGCAAAGGATTTCGATCTGAGGTGGACGTTGATATGGGATCGGTATGACTTtactccaaaaccacccggtggtggtggtgatgcggcAAATGGGGAGGATACCAGcacggcggtggtgccggcCCCAAAACAGCGGAGCATGGAGGATCTCAAAGCGCGATATTACGAGGTGGCAGCCAAAATGATGGCTGTTCAGAAACCGGCGCAGTACATGACCCGGCCAGAGTTTGAGCTCTACGAGATGATGCAAAACTTTGACCCGGAGCAGGAAAGAAAACGAAAGCAGTTTGCGCTCAACACTCTGTCGCGCTCCAAGGACGAGGcccgggaggaggagtcgtTGCTGCTAGAGGTCAAGCGCATCCTCGCGCGCACGGAGAGGTTCAACGAGGAGCGCCGCGAGCTCTACAACCGGCTTGACTACCCGGCCACGGACTCGGACATCAACTCGTTCAAGACGTCGGCCGGGTTGCAGAACCTGCTTCAGACGCTGATGTCGACGGAtaagaacaagaagaggaagagcatCATGCCTGGGGAGGGCGTCAGTCCCAGCAACAACTCGGGCGTGCCGAACAGTGCGGTTTCGGAGACGAACCCTGCCAATCGGAGGGAGAGCATCGCCGCTTCTGCGACGTCGAAtaatcatcaccatcatgcTCGTCGTGATTCGGATGCGAGGACACCGGCTACGCCGGCTGATCCGACGCCTacgtcggcggcggcggcggcggcggcgaataagaagaagggcggggGTGCGCAGCAgccggagaggaggaagttgacgcagcaggaggagcaggtttATGGCGTATCGTATCATGACAGGCTGGGGAGCGGCCCGACGTTTCGGTATGAGAGGATTAACAAGCTTTACAGCCACAAGagcgggcagcagcagctgcggATTACGAATGCGCTTAGCGAGCTTGACTTGCCGCCTAGGCTGGTGATGCCGACGGCTGCGGTGACGGCGCAGTTTGAGGTGCTTTGGGGGGCGGTGACGGCGTTGGTGGatttgaggaagatgagtgATcggttggatggggagattaagattgaggaggcgaagaaggcggaaCGGGATCGGGCCAAGGGTATcgcggccgagaaggagggggagaaggagaagggtgagggtggtggtggtggtggtgatggtgctgctgctgctgctgctggggagggggagaaggccgGAGAGAGTATTGAGGAGGGCGGGCAGACaaaggaggatggggagaagaagaggcccGGGAGTAGTGGGAGTttgactgctgctgggcaTAAGAGGAGCGCGAGCGTGTTGAGCGCGGCGAGTGATAAGAGCTCGAAGCGGCAAAAGAAGTGA
- a CDS encoding hypothetical protein (EggNog:ENOG503P05H; COG:E): MSTFTALNGGSPRPAEAMNGTADAERGPGQSAPADPRPAAAESSTTSQRHDRLPFPGQSSLSSASGQEGSHKRKRSNSESPTRERQPSPASRRERSERTDLAEATERAGRSEPGDRPELYGAQRVRSETRDGYSTPRRESYRGYGDERRDERREDADHWHSRETREERNSSYEGPYSAGPVSAVSDDQPGDRHRRATSQGDSADYGDQSPDGDDRGMYSGQYTPEQRRDGVIQSDPKKRKRNFSNRTKTGCLTCRKRKKKCDETKPECNNCIRGGFVCAGYPPQRGTWQKPEAKPAQVTIESKDPNYVPPGAYGMPQQPPYPREPLPGPPSKRDSIAYNRVQPTLRITPPQGRPLQSDDDRLTASTLPSSVLSPDNKLSALSSAYTSSASAMFPTPISAVTNSALSDRAPKEYQRVPPLHDLTRTDPEQQQQQQQQQQQSQQSQPPPSASAPPPPPPPPQSTTVAHPPYSFHTGRTATPPTAQAAPPAPPPSSSVGGSSGGPQATAQLALSHTQFPSDRPRREKEEMLNGRQYYPFDKELVLERERCNAACWRFNNSTNPNIGVSPAERARLFRDILHPREGVHLSPTLMSPVTHTGRVGDNTAVEAPFNCDYGYNIQIGNNVSIGRNCLINDVCEVRIGSNVIISPNVCIYTGTCSTDPRRRAGNSGTQYGKPVVIEDDVWIAANVVILPGVRIGRGSTVGAGSVVTRDVATYSIYMGLKAGHRRGIAFV, translated from the exons ATGTCGACATTTACGGCCCTCAATGGGGGCTCACCAAGGCCTGCCGAGGCCATGAACGGGACGGCCGACGCGGAACGAGGACCCGGCCAATCGGCACCCGCAGATCCCAGGCCTGCCGCCGCTGAGAGCTCCACCACTAGCCAAAGACACGACAGGCTCCCTTTTCCAGGGCAATCGTCTCTCTCGTCGGCATCAGGACAGGAGGGATCGCACAAGAGGAAGCGCTCAAACTCGGAGTCTCCAACCAGGGAACGCCAGCCGTCTCCTGCCTCGAGAAGGGAGAGGTCCGAACGGACAGACCTGGCAGAAGCCACCGAGCGGGCCGGCAGATCAGAACCGGGAGATCGTCCTGAGCTGTATGGCGCTCAACGGGTCCGTTCGGAAACTCGCGACGGTTATAGCACCCCGCGGAGGGAGAGCTACCGGGGTTACGGCGACGAGAGAAGGGACGAGAGACGGGAGGATGCCGATCACTGGCATTCACGAGAGACAAGAGAAGAGCGCAACTCCAGTTACGAGGGCCCTTACTCGGCAGGACCGGTATCGGCCGTCTCTGACGACCAACCCGGCGATAGGCACCGGAGAGCCACGAGCCAGGGAGACAGCGCCGACTATGGGGATCAGAGCCCGGACGGAGATGACCGAGGTATGTACTCGGGCCAGTACACGCCGGAGCAGCGCAGAGATGGGGTCATCCAGTCAGATCCCAAGAAGCGGAAGCGCAATTTCAGCAACCGCACCAAAACAGGCTGTCTGACCTGCAGGAAGCGCAAAAAGAAATGCGACGAGACCAAACCAGAAT GTAACAACTGTATCCGCGGCGGGTTTGTTTGTGCGGGATATCCCCCGCAGAGGGGAACATGGCAGAAGCCCGAGGCCAAACCGGCCCAAGTCACCATTGAATCGAAGGACCCCAACTACGTCCCACCAGGTGCCTACGGGATGCCTCAGCAACCACCATACCCCCGGGAGCCGCTTCCGGGTCCGCCGTCCAAACGCGACTCGATTGCTTATAACCGCGTCCAGCCCACGCTCCGGATCACCCCCCCTCAGGGTCGCCCATTACAGTCTGACGACGATAGACTGACCGCATCCACACTTCCGAGCTCCGTGCTGAGCCCTGACAACAAGCTGTCTGCTCTTTCTTCTGCCTACACTTCATCAGCCTCAGCCATGTTTCCCACGCCCATCAGCGCCGTCACCAACTCGGCCCTGTCTGACCGGGCACCCAAGGAATACCAGAGGGTGCCGCCCCTGCATGACCTCACTAGGACCGACcccgagcagcagcagcagcagcaacagcagcagcagcagtcccAGCAGTCGCAGCCTCCGCCATCTGCATCagcacctccgccgcccccccctcctccgcaaagCACCACTGTTGCTCACCCTCCTTATAGTTTCCACACAGGCAGAACGGCCACCCCGCCCACAGCCCAGGCCGCCCCTCCAGCCCCGCCGCCATCGTCGTCTGTgggtggcagcagcggcgggcCACAAGCCACCGCTCAGCTGGCCCTATCTCACACGCAATTTCCCTCTGACCGTCCCCGTCGCGAAAAGGAAGAGATGCTCAACGGCCGACAATACTACCCCTTTGACAAGGAGCTCGTCCTCGAGCGCGAGCGCTGCAACGCGGCCTGCTGGCGCTTCAACAACTcgaccaaccccaacattGGCGTCTCCCCAGCCGAGCGCGCCCGCCTGTTCAGAGACATTCTCCATCCTCGTGAAGGCGTGCACCTCTCGCCCACTCTCATGTCCCCCGTCACGCACACGGGTCGGGTGGGCGACAACACGGCTGTCGAGGCGCCCTTCAACTGCGACTATGGGTACAACATTCAGATTGGGAACAATGTCTCGATTGGCAGAAACTGTCTGATCAATGACGTCTGCGAGGTCCGGATCGGGAGCAATGTCATTATCAGCCCGAATGTGTGTATTTACACGGGGACATGCAGCACCGATCCGCGGAGGCGGGCGGGCAACAGCGGGACGCAGTATGGGaagccggtggtgattgagGATGACGTGTGGATTGCGGCGAATGTGGTGATTTTGCCTGGGGTgaggattgggagggggagcacggtgggggcggggagtGTGGTTACTAGG GACGTGGCGACGTATAGCATTTATATGGGGTTGAAGGCTGGGCATAGGAGGGGGATTGCTTTTGTCTGA
- a CDS encoding hypothetical protein (EggNog:ENOG503NZ29; COG:U): MNGVIEALHIYDEHNSPILSHTYTSRPLSPSYLLPFYLSHPAPRPNLIYLSQTNPPTLVFSLAHANLLFLITTSSEVEPLLVLEFLHRIVDSFEEFLGAPLLAHKIESNYDVVAQLLTEMCDAGTVNTTEPNALRDMVEVEGWVDKLLGGLNLSAGKNFAGGLGGGMGSSAASSSSLISQNTPALPWRRANVRHTSNELYADVVETLSVTLAPSGRPLAAFANGTIAFTTKVSGVPDIVVTLSGPSGKHNLKGIVDLPVFHPCVRLAKWREQPGVLSFVPPDGRFTLAGYEVDLLPFDEDGKPPMGNVKLPVSLEMKTGLGLTGSDFEVRVQLNKVFGSSGSVQGGGLGARTGLQGRGSGGGSGPGGGFGIPNAGTPASPSLHDLVITVPLPADVRNVPEIRPSKGDATYNPGERVLEWTISNKELAQGMSAFVLRCTVVGQQVTEEGEEGDPTGFGFGGGGGGYNYDEPYQDIAVTSTTKEKGVDKAWEAERDEKRQAQNKILMPSSALVSFAVKGWLPSGIKVESIIIDPRKSRGMVEHMKPYKGVKYLTVSKGGVEIRC; encoded by the exons ATGAACGGGGTCATCGAGGCGCTTCACATCTACGACGAGCACAA CAGCCCAATCCTCTCCCACACCTACACCTCCcgtcccctctccccctcctacCTCCTCCCTTTCTACCTCTCCCATCCCGCCCCACGACCGAACCTGATCTACCTCTCCCAGACCAACCCTCCAACCCTggtcttctccctcgcccacgCCAATCTCTTatttctcatcaccacctcctccgaaGTCGAacccctcctcgtcctcgagttccTGCACCGCATCGTCGACTCCTTTGAAGAATTCCTCGGCGCGCCACTCCTGGCTCACAAAATCGAAAGCAACTACGATGTCGTCGCCCAGCTCCTCACAGAGATGTGTGATGCCGGAACggtcaacaccaccgaaCCAAACGCACTAAGGGACatggtcgaggtggaaggaTGGGTGGACAAGCTactgggggggttgaacCTATCTGCGGGGAAGAACTTTGccgggggtttggggggaggtatgGGAAGCAGCGCtgcatcgtcgtcatcgctgATATCACAAAACACCCCCGCGctgccgtggaggagggcaaatGTCCGGCACACTTCCAATGAGCTCTACGCCGATGTGGTGGAGACGCTGTCGGTCACGCTCGCGCCGTCGGGGAGACCGCTGGCGGCGTTTGCCAACGGTACGATAGCGTTCACGACCAAGGTTTCGGGAGTGCCGGATATTGTGGTTACGCTGAGCGGGCCGTCGGGGAAGCATAACCTGAAGGGGATCGTTGACTTGCCTGTTTTTCACCCATGTGTCAGACTGGCAAAGTGGAGGGAACAACCTGGCGTGTTGAGCTTTGTCCCGCCAGATGGGAGGTTTACGTTGGCGGGGTATGAGGTTGATTTGCTGCCTTTTGACGAGGACGGGAAGCCGCCTATGGGGAATGTGAAACTGCCGGTTAGTCTGGAGATGAagacggggttggggctgACGGGGTCGGATTTTGAGGTGAGGGTGCAGTTGAATAAGGTTTTTGGGAGCAGCGGGAGCGTgcaaggaggggggttgggtgcGAGGACTGGGCTTCAGGGGAGAGGGTCAGGGGGTGGCAGTGGgccgggaggagggtttgggatTCCGAATGCCGGGACTCCGGCGTCGCCTTCGCTGCATGATTTGGTGATTACCGTGCCGTTGCCGGCGGATGTGAGGAATGTGCCGGAGATTAGGCCGAGTAAAGGGGATGCGACGTATAACcctggggagagggtgctggagTGGACGATTAGCAACAAGGAGCTGGCGCAGGGCATGTCTGCTTTTGTGTTGAGGTGTACGGTTGTGGGACAGCaggtgacggaggagggggaggagggtgatccgactgggtttgggtttggtggtggtggtgggggctATAACTACGACGAGCCGTATCAAGACATTGCGGTCACGAGTACTACAAAGGAGAAAGGGGTGGATAAGGCTTGGGAAGCGGAACGGGACGAGAAAAGACAGGCGCAGAATAAGATTTTGATGCCGAGCTCGGCTTTGGTTAGTTTTGCTGTCAAAGGGTGGCTGCCGAGCGGTATCAAGGTTGAGAGCATCATTATTGACCCGAGGAAGAGTAGAGGGATGGTGGAGCACATGAAACCTTACAAGGGAGTCAAGTATTTGACCGTGAGCAAGGGGGGCGTTGAGATtaggtgttga
- a CDS encoding hypothetical protein (EggNog:ENOG503P6SM) — MAKDDIPRLSLLDRPEKLEDLLKQDRDDDCLSCRIVGGGAFLGLAGYSYLSGQQQLQAQKAAILASKSRFGIRSRSAAITGLSLGLAYLGLYRLFK; from the exons ATGGCTAAAGACGACATCCCACGCCTCTCCCTTCTCGACAGGCCCGAGAAGCTTGAGGATCTGCTCAAGCAAGACAGAGATGACGACTGCCTTTCGTGCAGGATAGTGG GCGGCGGTGCATTCTTGGGTCTTGCTGGTTACAGCTATCTCTCCGGTCAGCAACAATTACAAGCACAAAAGGCTGCCATCTTGGCTTCAAAATCGAGATTTGGTATACGCAGCAGGAGTGCCGCCATCACGGGTCTCTCGTTAGGATTGGCCTATCTGGGTCTGTATAGGCTGTTTAAATGA